agaatttttttttttggagtccgaattaaattttaatttttatgatagtaaaatataattttattatttaaatagtctatatttttataattttaaataattaaattaattttatcattttaaaaagattaaaataaaattttatctttaataatttaaaattttaaaaaaattaaaaaaaaactaaatgaaatattttctatgtttgaGTACTACCAACTCCTGGCTACGCTTAAGCTACCTAGTTGtggattttgatttattatctaATTCAAGAGAGGTTAATATGTCCCTTGCATTACTTCTTTGACTTcttcaatgaaaacttttataaCTATTTCCTCAAGAGATTAAgttattgttaaaattctttatttttactatattaaaaaacctttttaaaatttaatttattattttaaaattaattttacattttaatggAAAACACAAATTTTAGAATCAAAAACATTTCTCTTTATTTCTTCTATTTGAACTTCAACCGATACTTTGTAGTAAAGAGTTTTGTATGTTGAGGGACGaaacttcaaatttattttgagagtaaatttaaattataaatttttaaaaggctCAAATTATAACTTTGTCACTATGTCGAGCAATCGTAGGGGAATGAGTGTCAAGTACAGCACTTAGTTACGAGGATGTCTCCAAACTTAAAGAGTTTGTGGGGACAAGGTTTGCATATgatgtggacaatttcttgTGGAGGGTGAGAAACTACTTCCGTGTCAAAGGCATCATGGATGATGCGGATAAGTTAAACACTacttcaatgtttcttactgaTATTGCGCTTTTATGGTAGCGAGGCAGGACCACAGATAAAAGGCAATGTGAGATTGGGACGTCGCAAGAGTTCCAATATGAGTTGAAGGGAcagttttacccaaaatttgtCGAGGAAGAAGCTCGAGCAAAGTTGCAAGGGATAACGCAACGGGGCACAGTGGTGGAGTATGTTCGagagttcaaggaactcatgctccaagttTCAGAGGTGACCGAGAAAGAAGTATTATTTGCTTTTCAGAAGGGATTGAAGCTGTCGGTCAGACAGGAGGTAGAACAAAGAGGTGTCTAAAAGCTATCAAAAGCTATAACGATAGCGGAGTCCGTGGTCAAGCTTGGTctagggaaagacaagcttgggtCTTCCAAGTCTGAGGAAAGGGGCGTATGTGAAAAGGATCACAAGGAAGATGTGTTGATGGAAATGACAATGGCGACAATGGTGGTAATTGGAAACCACGAGTTTGGGAGAAGAAACCCAATAGGAAAAGGGACAAGTTGAAATGCTTTCTCTGCGACGGTCCACACATGTTGAAGAAATGTCTAAAGAAATTCGTGCTTAAGGAGAAGTTGGTAGGTAAGGTCTTAGTACTTGGTTCGAGACCAAGGGGTGTCAAAGCCAAGGAGGTCGAAAGTGAGAAGAAGCCAGTGGAGTGCTTCTTATGTCATGGTCCGCATAGGTTGTGGAAGTGTATGATGATGTCTGTCATCGAAGGGGACGATGGAGCAGACAAGGAGCccaagaagcttggttcgagCAAGGGAAAAGTCGAAGCCAATAGggcaaagaggataaaaaagaAGCGAGTAAACTGCTTATTATGTCGTGGTCCGCATGAGTTGCAGAACTGTCTAAAGCAAGTCGTAGTCAAAGGAAAGGCAACGTCTAAGATTGGTGAGTCATTGGAGGGGCTTCCACCCAAGGAAAAAGTGAGTATGTCATCAAACTTAAGGGAAAAAGTTGCGATGAAAACAGTGAAGCTGAGACCAATGAGGCTCAATTCGAGTGAAGCGTCGGAGTTGGCCGAGTCATCGACAAGGCTTCCTCCTATGGAAGAGGTAGGTAGTGCATCAGACTTCAAGGAAAAAGAAGTGATGCAAGTTGGACAGTTGACCAGAGTTAATGCAACGAGTAAGACGGTTCGAGTTAAAAAGCGACGTAAGCGGAGGAAAAAGTCTTAAAGGAAGGAAAAAGCTAAGGCGTCGAGACGAGACCAATATGAATCAAGTTAGTGCCATTCAAAAGTCGCAACGAGGGCATTACGAGAATGGGTGGAAAAGAATGTCAcaggccgcagttcaaagctcgtgaccatcgcaccaaatgcatccgaTGGAGGTCTATTGTGTAGATGAGGATCATTTGGCCCGCAAGAACTAGCCCAATTCGATAAGCTATTGGagaagcctatcagattgaagcctggttggcccgataacgAAGATTTGACAACTTAGActattttggtaactaatcttaaaatattgatagaatcatatcttgtaaagattagattagatttgataagacATAttttgtaaatccctaaaatcaagggatatatttaatctcgtccgtcgatgtaaatgtatcttgaccatcgattttgggggagctcaactaaaAATAGAGAGcttccccctcatttgtactcactccatttattgtttcattattctttgtgaataaaagaatattgagagcatttactcaaacaccttgtgtgcattctttctGTTATTCTTTTGTTGCTTCTTTTCGCATAAATCGCTTTCGCTATACAAATTAGTGACTTAGAGGACTTCTAAATGAATCCTTATttgagtaaaggctgacttaggtgagtttggatgaacAGATCGCCTAGGGCCGCACGGATCGTGAGACGAAAGATCTAACCCTGTGACACTAGGAGGGACGATGCCAGGAGTACGCCAAGGTGGCAACGAAGTGGAGTATTATGAATTCAGTGGAAATCAGCGTAGTTAGGCTTACGCCCTATGcatctaatttaaaataaatttctatattgTAATGATCTGTATCAAGAATgatgtaataaattattttaaatatcttttttctttgtagATGTTAAGATTTTcacttaaattaataaataagatatttaAAGGAATGAGAAATTGtaatatgttttgttaaattgttaaatattgtGAGTAGTAACACCTAAAATCCGGACCTAACGATTCGGGTCGGGTTGAGGGTATTACAACAAGCGTTTATACAATAAAATGAGTATGACAATGAAAAGgttgtatttttttctcaataaaCTTTGTAAGCTTGTTTCTTGTCATCATTTGGGGGTATTTGGGAGCATTTATTTTGCACATTAAAGGTAATATCGATGCTTGGAGGCTAGTATTGAGACCTCTAGAACATGTCTTGAGACTTAATGAACAAGTCTTGATACCTTACTCTCCTAAATGAAACTTTGGCTACTAACTTTTCGATCTCAAGACTTGGATGCCAGGTCTCAAGACCAGGCTCATTTAAATAGAAGTTTAGCTATTGACTTGCAACTCTTGAGACTTACAGCCCTAGGTATCGAGACGTAGCATGGAAACTATTTGAATAAGCTTGAAAACACTCTTTAAAGGTCTTGTGAGTACTcaaaaaattttgtaatttgtcTAAGGCATTCAGAGACATGTTTTTGAGTTTTGTGAcacttaaaaataattcaagcatggtcaatttagttttttcaaatttgatcaagggaattttaataattattttgttatataaaaatatttgaaaattaaagctAACAACAGAGTTAACAAGGATTTACCTAAATAACTTTTCAAACTATCCATTTGTTTAACGATGAAATAGTTAAGTGAAACTCTTAGATAACTtgtattcaaaaaaaaagttaatgatTAAGCAAAATCTCATAACCACTAAAAtgtcttaaaaaaaaactaaaaaaaaaaaacaaaactccAAAACAACAAGAATGGAATCACTCCAAATTCTCACGAAATTGTACGATGGCAAATAAGAAGAGAATGCTTTTTTGTTGCTACCTTAAGTTGTTTGTTTGCTTAATATGAAAACAATAAGGGAAGTATTAGACTGCAGtgcaaacaaaattaaataacaccAATGATTTGTTTATGTAATTCGTTTTCCTACGTTTGTGGAGCCTAACTCAGTGAGTAATTTCACTATCTTTGTTCACAAATACAACAAGTGATTCACACTCGATCATTCCCTAAGTATAAAGATCTCGCATTTGTAGCTAAAGACTAGAACACTCACCTCCAAATCCTTCCCTTGAGAATTTGGGCAGTAAACACTCAACAATGTTTAcaatagaggtgctcatgggccgggtcgggcccagaaaaaatttgGGCCCGCGTCCTAGGCTcgagcccggcccgaaatatgggcctgaaattttgtccaggcacGGCCCGGGAAAAGattcctaagcccgagcccggcccggcccagcccattttttaataaacaccaaaaatttattttaaaaataaaaaaataaataagtattttaaaatattttaaaattaaaaaaattaaaaatatatatatttattatattcgggccgggccgggctgggctcgggccaaaaaagtggtgcctgaggccggcccgttttctaaacgggcctcgtttttttacCAAACCCATATTgcggcctatatttttacccgaaccctcccatatttcgagcaGGCCATCGAGCCGggcggcccatgagcacctctagtttaCAATTTAGCTTTGcactttttcacaaaaataatttttcaatgaaagGATTAAAATGCTCTCAATAAACTCTCATACAAAACCTAGACAAGCCTCAAATCATATATCTATTTTGACTTTTTAACATAGAATTTAGGTGAATACAAAGTAACTCCCTAGAAATAGTTATTACATCATAAACATTCAAAGCACAATCAATCAAAGATATGTTCTCAACACTATACTCGAATCCAATCCAATCTTTAAAAGTCAATGATTGGTTTCTATAGATAGACCACAACATATTCAATATAACAACATATTAACATGTCCAaagattttcttcattaaattgtCAAACCAAATAAGGCAAGTAATAAATTGCCTCAGTGACAGCCTACAATAAACATTACCGAGTGCTACTCAACTTCATTCTCCACATCTTGCCTCAACACTTTTCATTGAAGTGATTGAAGTGGGAGGCAAAGATACTTATTTATAGACAATttacatctaaattaaaaataagctcttaatatttatctaataaaaatctaattataaCCATTGCTAACCAATAGAAAACTTGAAGCATCCAAAGTAATATATTCTCACCCataagaattaagaaataatgtatacaatacaataaaaatacttaattccTAAATTACTACTATATAGCTGGCCATGGAGAATTCTTATTGTGATCATCCTTTGGTTGTATTTCATTAGAACTCCTATGCGACCAATTACCCTATGAACTCTTGAGCTGTGAAATTTGCATCTTTTATGGGACCCTTGAGCTTTCCAATTTTCATGAGCTGCTACACTCCTACTGGGTCTTCCTTTGTTCATATCAATCAAGGAAATTTGACAGGCAGCTTTAAtcgtaacaaaaaaaaaaatagtcgACATGGAAGACTGACAATTATTAAGAAGTACGTCTTTCATTATTTCCATCAAAACCACCCGTTAGTCTAACAAGCTGCAATATATGTTCTGTTTCCAGAGTTTCTTCTGTTCAAGCAAAGCATATCACTCAAAATAAACACTTCATATCAACACATTTTGtaaccaaaaatgaaaaaaaaacacattaatgaataaattaaggCCACTTGCATCATTTGAATCAGGTTCCTCCGTTGAGTTTTTGGGCAGACATGAGGCTTTTTGTTAACCAAATTGCTGTTTCTCTAGATGAAGCAACTTCATCCCCAAACGGTCGTAGAATACCAGCAAGCTCATCTATTTTGTCTTGCTTAAGAAGCCGGGCACATAGCTCAAGCAGAGATTCCAATGCATCGGCTCTCTTCTGACTTGGATTCTCCCACGCACTCTTAATTTCATCACTACTCAAAGCTGTTAGTCTACTCAGCAGCGACACATCACTTGCTGTCAATTGAACTGGTCTGCCACCATCTTTCTCTGTTAGAATGGAGCAAGTGTTCGTCTCCGATGTTGCTCCTACTTCATCTTTACACGGAGGTGCAGCATTGCTTTCCGATGACAAGTAACTCGTGTCAGCTCCTTCTGTTTTTGCATTAGGACTACTGGTTTTATTTGAAGAGCATCTTTGCTCTACATCAGTCTCATAAACAGTTGATGAACTTCCATCATCCAGGAACCCATTTTTATCATCATAGCTTATGCTGGAAATTGTCAATTTACTGGAATCCTCTGATCTACCAAGAACCGGCAGATCCAGAACATCTTTTGCTGCTTCAAGAACCTGCATGTCACAAAGTGTCTCCGCATCTTTTTTACTTACAGTCATCATATCAGCTTCTGGTAAGTTTCGAGTGGGCTCAGAAGTGGGCTCTTCTTGGTCATCACGATGAGAATCAAATGCCATCTCTGAAGTTGACACCACATGAGCATCCTTTTGAGGAATGCTGTTAAACTCAGCCTGTTTGTCAACATTGCTAACACTTACTTCAGAATCAGTGGACATTTCTTTGGAATCACTAATGGAGTTCAACATTTCAACAGCACAGCTAGTAGGATCTACCCTCTTAGTGACAAGGTTGTCTTCCATACTAGCTGTGGATGCTGGCTGCTCGCAACTAGAACTGCTTAAGAGCACATCAGCCATTCTCCGAAATGTATGTGTATTTTCTTGTCCATTTGATACCCCCACATCTTTAACCTCCCTATCTTTTCCAATGCCATGTTTTCTGGACAATGATTTTTTAGGTGTCTTCTCCTTTGGACTGTTTGTGGGCTTGATAGGAAGATAGACAGAAGATAGGTTTCTGCAGCGAAGGAGATGCGGCTGCAAGTGGGGGTGCCTTAAGAGTTCAGCAGCCTAAAATATCACAATGCTCGGATCAGTATCGATATTAGCGATTAAAATTAGAAAGCTAAAGACAGGATGAATTGCACTCACATTTGGTCTGTGTTCCGGGTTCTTCCTTACCATACTCTTGATTATTTGTTTCCTGAAACATGTAGTCATTTAAGAgtttataaaaagaaatgaaataacattGTCGATGTTAAGTAAATACATACAAGAACAATTAAGTGGATTAAACTGGTCACCAAGAAACAGATGATATTTATAATGAGTTGGAAAAAGTAGCTTACAGTGAGGAAGAATACAAAATCGGGAGAGGAGAAATGGAGGATCTGTTGATCTTGTTAATGAGTCCAGCCATATCCTGTAGAGTTTATGACTTTAGTTCAAGATAGAATTTATGGCAAAGAAGATTAAGGATAACTTGATAGTAGTTAAACAATACTAAGGCAATGTCAATTTGCTCATGTTAAAAAAAACTCACAGGAGCTCGAAACGCTGGGTGATGTGCAGCAATCTCAAACATACAGCAACCTGGAATAATAAGTTTATGTCAATACTAGTTAAAAGGATAGCGTATATTGCATCTCAGAATTATGCTTTGAACTTCTTACCAAGTGACCATATATCAGATTTATATCCATAAGGTATATCTGCCAGCAGCTCTGGACACATATAGTTGGGTGTGCCAACGACCTATTGAGAATATGCAAAGTGTAGAAAAGAATTCGAGTGAATCCCGTAAAAGCTGGTTTAAACAAATTCCATAACCAGAAGTAATTCAcaagaaaatgtttttattcCAACCAGAGATACATTAGAAGAACTTGCAGAGAAAAGCCTGTTGCATTGAAGGAATTCTAAGACAGTCCGagtttttttcttaataaaataaaagataagacCAACAACATACCGAGGAAGCTAGGTCTTCCGTGTTAAGTAATTTCGCAAGTCCAAAGTCACCTGTACAGTCCATATAAGACATACATATCTTAGACGACATCAAAAAGGGAGACAAACCTGACAAAGAACAGGGGTTCTTTTACAATAATCCTTTTCCATTCATACCAAGCCGGATGTCATTGTCCTTTGTAAGGAATATATTTGAACACTGAGATCAAAGTACAAGTTAGAACATAGCATCCTCGTTTAAGAGCTTTTCTCCACAAAAGTGACAAAGATAGAAGCAGTACTTTCAGATCCCTATGAAGAACGCGGTTCGAGTGTAGGTAGTCCACGGCTAACAGTAATTGAGTCATCCATTTGCAGATTTTCTAGGGAGCCAAAAGAGAACAACAAGAGGGTAAATATCATCTCTAGCATGTGCATATAAGTAGTTCAATTGCGAAAATATTGCATTACCTCCTCGGGGAAGTGCATACCTCGGGCCTTCTTAATAAGCTCAGCCCTAATACCAACAAAAATTGTAAGTGCCCCAATTACTAATTCATGTATCCTAAGAATCAGAAAGCATCTACCATCTTCTTTTATCGAGAAATCACTATTTAGTTACATTGTAACCCAATTCAAGCTAATAAATAGTAATGCATACAATATAGCTCACCATAAAGTCCCACTCATTAACTTTATTGGTGAgaaatttattcttttcatcATCGACTGTTTgcattgaaattataaaaatgtggaTGATAAGAATATGTTGTTTTTCTCTATAACTTCTAATCAATCAGGCAAGATAAATTATGTTACTTTCATATATAATCTGACCATAAAATCCTACAAATTAACTTTAGCTACGTGAAAGTATGGAAGGTTTTCTACTCATATCAGAACTTTACTAAAACAATCTACAAGTGTAAAAATTCCCCAGAATGTGCTTAAGACAATTAACGAACTTGAGTATTTCATTGTAATCTGAGAATAAAAAGATCAACAACTCTTTTTGTGGTAACTTACATGTCCCCTCCTTCACAGTAGCTGGTTACAATGCAAATGCTGTTTCCCTTCAAAGCATGAAGTAACAAATTACTGAAGAGTCAGTCATGGTCTTAACAACCTAAATTCATAATATTGCACAGCAGCTCGAATGTAAATCCAAAATAGTGGTATAACCCTTTCACCTTATCAACCCAAGCATCTTTGTACTCAACAATATACGGATTATTTAGTTTTGCAATCAATTCCATCTGCAATACAGCAAAAGCACATATGAGACACATTCTCAAACATGCATCGACTATAGATGAATTATCGTGTATTCTTGGTTTGAGATATGAAGATTTTGGTAGGTATCAAAGAAAAAGCTATCTAGACAACTTTTATATCTTATTTGCCatcaattttataca
The window above is part of the Gossypium raimondii isolate GPD5lz chromosome 9, ASM2569854v1, whole genome shotgun sequence genome. Proteins encoded here:
- the LOC105799516 gene encoding serine/threonine-protein kinase Nek6 isoform X3; translated protein: MESDNGDGKSKMDYEVIEQIGRGAFGAAYLVLHKLEKKKYVLKKIRLAKQTEKFKRTAHQEMELIAKLNNPYIVEYKDAWVDKGNSICIVTSYCEGGDMAELIKKARGMHFPEEKICKWMTQLLLAVDYLHSNRVLHRDLKCSNIFLTKDNDIRLGDFGLAKLLNTEDLASSVVGTPNYMCPELLADIPYGYKSDIWSLGCCMFEIAAHHPAFRAPDMAGLINKINRSSISPLPILYSSSLKQIIKSMVRKNPEHRPNAAELLRHPHLQPHLLRCRNLSSVYLPIKPTNSPKEKTPKKSLSRKHGIGKDREVKDVGVSNGQENTHTFRRMADVLLSSSSCEQPASTASMEDNLVTKRVDPTSCAVEMLNSISDSKEMSTDSEVSVSNVDKQAEFNSIPQKDAHVVSTSEMAFDSHRDDQEEPTSEPTRNLPEADMMTVSKKDAETLCDMQVLEAAKDVLDLPVLGRSEDSSKLTISSISYDDKNGFLDDGSSSTVYETDVEQRCSSNKTSSPNAKTEGADTSYLSSESNAAPPCKDEVGATSETNTCSILTEKDGGRPVQLTASDVSLLSRLTALSSDEIKSAWENPSQKRADALESLLELCARLLKQDKIDELAGILRPFGDEVASSRETAIWLTKSLMSAQKLNGGT
- the LOC105799516 gene encoding serine/threonine-protein kinase Nek6 isoform X2: MYVYVSMESDNGDGKSKMDYEVIEQIGRGAFGAAYLVLHKLEKKKYVLKKIRLAKQTEKFKRTAHQEMELIAKLNNPYIVEYKDAWVDKGNSICIVTSYCEGGDMAELIKKARGMHFPEEKICKWMTQLLLAVDYLHSNRVLHRDLKCSNIFLTKDNDIRLGDFGLAKLLNTEDLASSVVGTPNYMCPELLADIPYGYKSDIWSLGCCMFEIAAHHPAFRAPDMAGLINKINRSSISPLPILYSSSLKQIIKSMVRKNPEHRPNAAELLRHPHLQPHLLRCRNLSSVYLPIKPTNSPKEKTPKKSLSRKHGIGKDREVKDVGVSNGQENTHTFRRMADVLLSSSSCEQPASTASMEDNLVTKRVDPTSCAVEMLNSISDSKEMSTDSEVSVSNVDKQAEFNSIPQKDAHVVSTSEMAFDSHRDDQEEPTSEPTRNLPEADMMTVSKKDAETLCDMQVLEAAKDVLDLPVLGRSEDSSKLTISSISYDDKNGFLDDGSSSTVYETDVEQRCSSNKTSSPNAKTEGADTSYLSSESNAAPPCKDEVGATSETNTCSILTEKDGGRPVQLTASDVSLLSRLTALSSDEIKSAWENPSQKRADALESLLELCARLLKQDKIDELAGILRPFGDEVASSRETAIWLTKSLMSAQKLNGGT
- the LOC105799516 gene encoding serine/threonine-protein kinase Nek6 isoform X1, translated to MFGVFKVSMESDNGDGKSKMDYEVIEQIGRGAFGAAYLVLHKLEKKKYVLKKIRLAKQTEKFKRTAHQEMELIAKLNNPYIVEYKDAWVDKGNSICIVTSYCEGGDMAELIKKARGMHFPEEKICKWMTQLLLAVDYLHSNRVLHRDLKCSNIFLTKDNDIRLGDFGLAKLLNTEDLASSVVGTPNYMCPELLADIPYGYKSDIWSLGCCMFEIAAHHPAFRAPDMAGLINKINRSSISPLPILYSSSLKQIIKSMVRKNPEHRPNAAELLRHPHLQPHLLRCRNLSSVYLPIKPTNSPKEKTPKKSLSRKHGIGKDREVKDVGVSNGQENTHTFRRMADVLLSSSSCEQPASTASMEDNLVTKRVDPTSCAVEMLNSISDSKEMSTDSEVSVSNVDKQAEFNSIPQKDAHVVSTSEMAFDSHRDDQEEPTSEPTRNLPEADMMTVSKKDAETLCDMQVLEAAKDVLDLPVLGRSEDSSKLTISSISYDDKNGFLDDGSSSTVYETDVEQRCSSNKTSSPNAKTEGADTSYLSSESNAAPPCKDEVGATSETNTCSILTEKDGGRPVQLTASDVSLLSRLTALSSDEIKSAWENPSQKRADALESLLELCARLLKQDKIDELAGILRPFGDEVASSRETAIWLTKSLMSAQKLNGGT